The nucleotide window GTGTCTGGATCAGGCCACCATCAAACATGTGCTTGCAACGCCCGAGCGGTCCTTCGCCCTTTGCGTCATCGCGAAAGAGGGCTTCCTGCTGTCCCATGTCGTAGCCTCGGACCGCTATCTCCCCATAAGACGCCTCAATCCCTGTGCGGATGACGCGTGGCACGACATGCCGTTCTGCAACCGCGAACCCGGAGGTTAGCCGTGAAAGCCGCCACAGTCGCAGCCGCTATCGCCGTCCTGTCCGCCTTGTCGATTGCCGGTGCCCAGGACATGGACACGGCGACCCACCTTTCCTGGCAAGAATTGAAGGTCGCGATGGTGAAGTCCGCAGCGGCCGACGACGCCATCGTCTTCGCCACCGCCACCCCCTTCGGTCACGGAGTGCGAAAGGACGGCGACAATCCGCTTGGCGAGGTCACGCCTATCCAGGGCACCCTCGATGTCTCGTTCCGGCCCTGCGGAGCGAAGGATGCGGAGGTCATCCCGGCAAACAGCATCCTGCCGACGGCCGAAGTCTGCGCCTCGTTACCCGGCACCTCGCAGCCCAGCCTCCAGGCGCGGCACTGGGTCTACAGCCCCGATCTCGAAGGTTTCAGGATCGCCGACCCGGACGATGCACAGCAACCGGGCGCAACGGCTTTCGTGAAATGTCACGATCTGCCCAGCGCGTTGCTGGTTGTCGCAGGCAAGACGCAAAACGGCGAGGAAGCCATTGCCGGCCCCTCCGAGGCTTTGGCAAGTCTGGACGTGCAAGCCGACAAGCAGGCCGCGATCCCGGACGAGACCCTATCGACCCTTTCTCAATGCGATGCAGCCTCGGAATTCTGGACCTTCGATGCGTCCGCCAGGCAGCTCGCGAGCGATAACATGATCCAGATCCTGGGTGTCTCGCGGGATCGCCCGCGCGTCATGTAATAGCCGGGGTTCGCTTCACCCCACCCGCAGCCAGACGTCGCGGACATGCGCAATGACGCGCTCCCCCTTGCGGATATCGTAGGGGTGGTGCTCGATGCGCTGCAGTCCGAGCGATGAAAAGCGGCCCAGTTCGGACGGTGCAAGCGGCCAGGGCGGCCCGTCGGGCGTGCTGCCTTCGGGTGCTGTGCGTGTCAGCACCAGGAGCCTGCCGCCCGGCGCAACGAGGGAGGCGACGGCGGCAAAGGCCCGCTCGCGCAGATCGCCGGAGAGTGCCTGCAGCGTGTAGCACTCGTGCACGAGATCGAAACGGCCGAGCCAGTCCGCCGGCAGGTCGAACAGGTCGGCGGCACGGTAGTCGACAGCACTTTGCGGGAAGCGCTGCCGCGCCCACGCCACCGCCTTTGGCGACAGGTCGAAACCGGTGGTGCGATAGCCGGCCTGCGCCAGCGCCTCGGCATTGTCGCCGAGCCCGCAGCCGACATCGACGGCCAGCTGCCCATCGCCCGGATGCGCCGCCAGCCAGTCGACCAGCTCCGCCTTGGGAGCCAGGTCCGCCCAGGGCACGGCCGCCGCATCATCCCCGGCCGTCTCGTAGACCGCATCGAACCAGGCCGAGCGGTCCTCACGCTTGCCGCCCTTGGCGCCGAACAGCCCGTCGAGCCGCTCGCGCGCCGCATCCCGCCGGTCCATGAAACCCGCCTTGTCGGGCTTGTCCCCGCTCATGCCTTCTTCTCCCATCGGCCCGCTTCGTTCTGCTGCCAATAGGTGATGTCGTGCCCTGCCTCCTTCATCGCCTTCCAGTGCCGCCGGGCGTCGGCGACCGCGTCCGGATCCTGTCCGTCGAACAGGAAGACCCCGCGCTGATAGGGAGTGAGGTCCGGCGGAGCAGCCCGGTCGACGAGAAAGCGCACCACCGCGCCGTTCGGGTTCTCCTCGCCATCGGTCAGGTAGACCGGCTGCGCCTCGCCATGCCCGTCGGCGGCCGTACCGTGCGGCAGGAAGGCGTCGTCGCGATAGGTCCAAAGCCACGAATCGAGCGCCTCGCAGCGCTCGCGCGAGCCGGCCTGCACGACGCAGCGCCAGCCCCTGCCAAGACAGGTTTCCAGCAGCCCGGGCAGCGCCTGCTCCAGCGGCTGGCGGGTCAGATGGTAGAAAAGAACCTCGCTCATTCCGCCCCCCGCTTGTGCAGTGCGGCAGTCCTGCAACAGCCTCGATGCGAAGTGCCGTCGGGTGAGAAACGGGCTTTGATTTGCCAATGATTCACGATTAACGGTTTCCCAACTTCGGCCCGGCAGAGTGACGACCGGGCTGGACCCGGCCGATTCGGCAAATGCTTCGCGCCACGCGCTGATCCTTCAAACGTCCTGTGGTTGCCGTCACAACGGCCTCGGCAGGATCAGGATAGCTTGAGCCAGGCGCAAGCGACTGCCGGACGGTAGAGCCGTCACCGCGCCGGGGCAACGGGAGACATTCGATGGCTGTGCGGATTGCTTTGTTTTTCGGTCTCGTGCTCGGTCTCGCCGGTGTGACCACGGCAATGGGAACCGTGGTGGTGGAGCCGACCGGCGGCGCCTGCGAATCCTACAAGACCTGCTGAAGACACTCCGCCCCTGCGGCACCGCAAACGGTGCCGCCTGACGGACGGAACGAAATAACCCGCCACCAGGCGGGTTTTTTGTTGTTCGCGGACCTGGATACGACGGCGAGGCTACGGATCCCTCCGCAGCCTCGGCCGGTATGCATCAGCCCTCGTAGTGGTCGCGCACGAGGCGGTCGAGCAGCCGCACGCCGAAGCCGGAAGCCCAGCCCTTGCTGAGATCGGTCTTCGGGCTGCCCATGGCGGTGCCGGCAACGTCGATATGCACCCACGGCACATCGTTGACGAAGCGCTGGAGGAATTGGGCGGCCGTGATCGAACCCGCCGAGCGGCCGCCGGTGTTCTTCATGTCGGCGTTCGGCGTGTCGATCAGCTTGTCGTAGTCCTTCGACAGCGGCAGGCGCCAGACCTTCTCGTCCGTGGCAAGGCCGGCCTCGGCAAGACGCGCGGCCAGTTCGTCGTCGTTGGAGAAGATGCCGGCATGATGGCTGCCGAGCGCGATGATGATCGCACCGGTCAGCGTTGCCAGGTTGATCATGAAGGCCGGCTTGAACCGGTCCTGCGTGTACCAGAGCGCATCCGCCAGAACGAGACGGCCTTCCGCATCGGTGTTGATGATCTCGATGGTCGCGCCCGACATGGCCGTGACGATATCGCCCGGCCGCTGCGCCTTGCCGTCCGGCATGTTCTCCACGAGGCCGATGACGCCGATGACGTTGACCTTGGCCTTGCGGGCCGCCAGCGCGTGCATCAGGCCGGTGACGGCCGCCGCCCCGCCCATGTCGCCCTTCATGTCCTCCATCGAGGCCGCCGGCTTGATCGAGATGCCGCCGGTGTCGAAGACCACGCCCTTGCCGATGAAGGCGAGCGGGGCCGCGTCCTTCTTGCCGCCGTTCCAGCGCATGATCACCAGGCGCGGCGGGCTCTCCGAGCCCTGTGCCACGCCGAGCAGCGCGTTCATCTTGAGCTTCTTCATCGCCTTCTCGTCGAGGATCTCGATCTCGACGCCGAGCTTGGAGAGCTCGCTGGCGCGGTTGGCGAATTCAACGGTGGTCAGCACGTTGGCCGGTTCGTTGACGAGGTCCCGGGCGAGCAGCGTGCCGTCGCTCACCGCATCGGCGTCGGCCCAGGCCTTCTTCGCCGCCTTGGCATCTTCGAGCAGCAGCGACACCTTGACCGAACCGGTCGCCTCCTCGTCGTCGCCCTTGCGGCTCTTGTAGCGGTCGAAGACATAGGCGCGCAGCTTCATGCCCATCGCGAAGGCCGCTGCGTGGCCGGCATCCACCGCGCCTGCCGGCGTCTCCAGCAGCACATCGGCCGACTTGGCCTTCCCGAGCTTGCCCATCACGGTGCCGCCGAGCGCCGCCCAGTCGTTGTCGCCGAGCCCGGCAACCTCATCGGCCTTGCCGAGGCCGACAACCAGCAGCCGGTCGACGCCAAGGCCCGCCGGCGCGAGAAGATCGAGCACCGTCTTCGACTTGCCGGAAAAGCCGGCGGTCTCTGCCGCGCGACGGATCAGGTCCAGCGCCCCTTCGCCAAGGCCGGCCGCGGTAGCGCCGGTTGCCAGCTTGTCGTCGACGAGGATGACGGCGACGCCCTTGTGCGGAGCGTCGGGTTTTGCGAAGGAGATCTTGGGGAGCAAGGGGAACCTCATCTCTGGCAGGATTGGAGGAGATCCAGGGCGGTTTGCCAGACTTGCGACAGCCGCAGATTCGCTGCGCGCCGTGTCAGCCAGACGGGCGTACCCGCCCGGAATATCCTGATCCGTCTAGAATGGTGCCTGTTTTCCCGCTCGGCAAGCGCCCTTGCCGCCTTGCCGGTCCAGTTAATCTCCGGTTAACCCTTTTTCTTCTCGGAGTATTTACCTAAACTGCGGCCTAATCGGATGCGACCGGCGCCCGGCCGGCCGACGACGACGCGGGCCGGACCTGCCGCCCCGCCCCCGAAGGCTCTCTGGCAGCCGACGATTTTCTGGCGCAAGCCCGGTGGGCTGACCGAACACGGACCTGATGACGACCTTCGAGCGGTATGTTTTCCGGCGCCTTGCCGCCGTCTTCCTGGTGACGCTCACGGCACTGGCCGGCGTCGTCTGGGCGACGCAGGCCCTGCGTCAGCTCGACCTGGTCACCGCCAAGGGCCAGACCATCGTCCAGTTCATCGGCATGACCATGCTGGCCATGCCGTTTCTGGCGCTCGCCATCGCCCCCTTCGCGCTGCTGATCGCCATGCTGGTGGTGCTCAACACCCTGTCGAACGACAGCGAGCTCATCGTCATCAATGCGTCCGGCGCCTCGCGCTCCGTGCTGCTGCGGCCGATTCTCGTCTTCGCCGCCGTCATCAGCCTGTTCTGCGCCTCGCTGTCGCTGCTCTTCGCTCCCGCCGGTCTTGCCTCGCTGCGCGACGAGATCACCCAGGTGCGTGTCGATCTGGTCGCCAACATCGTCCGCCCAGGCCGCTTCATCGGCATCGAGGACGGGCTGACCTTCCACATCCGCAACCGCGGCGGCGACGGCCAGCTCGAAGGCCTGTTGATGCACGACGAGCGCGCCGAGGACATCGTCTTCACCTATGAGGCGGCGCGCGGGCAGATCGTCGAGGCCGCCGACCGCACCCTGCTGGTGATGCAGGACGGCACGATCCAGCGCCGTACCCGCGCCACGGGCAGCCTCTCAATCGTCCGCTTCCAATCCTATGCCTTCGACCTGTCGAGCATGGTTCCGACCGACACCGTCGCCACCTACAAGGCCAGCGAACGCTCCACACTGGCCCTGCTCGCCCCCGACCCGGACGACGTCTACGCGACCGAGAACCGCAACCGCCTGACCGCAGAGCTGCATGACCGGCTGAGCCAGCCGCTCTACCCCATAGCCTTCGCGCTCATCGTCTTCCTGTTCGCCGGCGAGCCCAAGACCACCCGCCAGAACCGCCATGCGGCGACCCTGACCGCCCTCGTCCTTGCCATCCTGCTGCGCACGGCGGGCTTCGGCATCCTGACGCTGGTGCCGGGCCTGCCCGTCGCGCGCTTTGCGCTCTACCTGCTGCCGCTGGCCACCATCGTGCTGGTCGGCTGGATGGTCGCCATCGGCCGCAAGCCGCGCTGGATCAACGCTCTTGCCGCCCTCAGCGAGCGGATCGGCGAGCGGATCGAGGGCATTGTCGCCCGGCTGCAGGGCCACCAGCAGGGCGGGCCCGCCTGATGCTCGCCTCGCTCCGCTCCGGCCATACGCTCGCCGTCTATTTCGCGCTGCGCTTCGTGGCCTCGATTCTCGGCCTCTTCCTGCTGGCCGCCGTGCTGATCTTCATCTTCGACGCGCTCGAGCTTCTGCGCCGGGCGAGCGATCAGGACGGGGCAAGCCTTGCCCGCATCGGCGCGATCTCGCTGCTGCGCGTGCCGCAGCTGATGGAACAGGTCCTGCCCTTCGCCGTGCTCTTCGGCGCGATTGCCGCGTTTCTCGGCCTCAGCCGCAAGCTGGAGCTCGTCGTGGCGCGCGCGGCCGGTGTGTCGGTCTGGCAGTTCACCGCCCCCGCGCTCATCGTCGGCATTGCCATCGGCATCGGCGCGGTGCTGCTCTACAATCCCCTCGCCGTCACCCTTCGCACGCAGTCGGACGAACTCGCCTCCGGTCTCTTCGGCCGCGAGCAGAACTTCCTGCTGCAGACCACGGGCGACATCTGGCTGCGCCAGGACGGCCAGGACGGGGAATCGGTCCTGCACGCCAAGCAGATCCTCAACTCCGGAGAACGGCTGCTCGGGGTGACTATGTTCACCTTCGACCGCAAAGGCAGTTTCGTGGAGCGGATCGAGGCGAGCGAGGCGACGCTCGGCGAGAAGACCTGGCGCCTGTCGGAGGCCACGGTCTACTCGACCCAGGGCGATCCGCAGACCCATGAGAGCTATAACGTCTCCACATACCTCACCCCGACGGAGGTGCGCGAGAGCATCGCGGCACCCGAATCCATCGGATTCTGGGACCTTCCGCGTGTGATCGAATTGTCACAGAGAGCCGGTTTGCCCGCGTATCGTTATTCGCTTCAATATCAGACACTTCTGGCAAGACCCGCACTTTTGGCCGCGATGGTGCTGATTGCCGCCTGTGTTTCCCTGAGGGTTTCGAGGATGGGGGGTATCGGCCGCCTGATTCTGGGTGGAATCCTCGCCGGGTTCGTGCTTTACGTTCTGTCGGAGCTCGGCAAGGACCTGGGCGGTGCGGGAATCGTGCCTCCTTTCATCGCCGCGTGGGCACCTGGAGTGTTTGGAGTCTTGATGGGGATCACGATCCTCCTGCACCTGGAGGACGGCTGATGGTTTCGGCCGTTTCATCAGGCATGGCCGATCGGCAGAACCGCCCGTCCCGCGCTGATCGGGTGGGCGCATCCCCGCGTGCGCGCGCGATTCGTGCGTCCTTGCTCGCCGGCACGCTGCTGTCCGGTGCCGCGCTCGCACTGCTGAGCGCCGCAGCGCTCGCTCCCCGTCCCGCCCTTGCCCAGGACAACGCCCTCGATTCGCTGGGATCGCAAGTCGACCCGGCCGAGCCGCTCCTGCTCGAGGCGACGGAACTGCGCTATGATTTCGACCGGGACATCATCTCGGCCATCGGAAATGTGCAGATCTATTATGGCGGCAACACGGTGGAAGCGGACCGCGTCGATTTCGACCGTCGCAACAACCGTCTGCGCGCTAACGGCAATGTTCGCCTGACCGAGCCGAACGGCAATGTCCTGCGCGCGGCCTCGATGGAACTGTCTGACGATCTGCGCGACGGCTTCGCCACGGCGCTGCAGCTCGACACGCCGCAGCGCACCCGCTTCATCGCCGACGGAGCGCGCCGCGAAAACGGCAACCGCACGAGCTTCGACAACGGCCTCTACACGGTCTACACCAGCGCGAAGAACCCGCCGGACAAGCCGCCGCTCTGGCGCATCCGCGCGCAGACCATCGTCCATGACCAGCAGGAAAAGACGATCGAGTTCGAGAAGGCCTCCTTCGAGTTCTTCGGCCGCTCGCTCGTCTACCTGCCGTATCTGTCGATGCCGGACCCGAGCGTCAAGCGGAAGTCGGGCCTGCTGATTCCCAATTTCGTCTATGGCGACCGGGTGGGTGCGGGCATGCGCATCCCCTACTATTTCGCCATCGACCCGTCGCGCGACCTGCTGATTTCCGCAACGCCGCTGAGCAAGCAGGGCGTGCTCGGACAGTTCGACTGGCGCCAGCGGCTGATGGACGGTGCCTATTCGATCCACGCTGCCGGCATCTTCCAGGCGCGTCCGGACGAGTACACCACCTCGAGCGGCAACCGCGACTTTCGCGGCGTGATCGCCTCGGAGGGCGAGTTCGACATCAATCAGCGCTGGAAGTGGGGCTGGGACCTGTCCTGGCGCACCGACCGCTCGTTCCTGCGCGACTACAAGTTCGCCCCGCTCGGCAATGCCAGCGACGTGTCGAAGATCTACCTGACGGGACAGAGCGAGCGGAACAGGTTCGACCTGCGCGCCTACGCCTTCCGCATCTCGCAGGAAGACTATACCGCTCTGGCCACGCTCGATGCCCCCGGCTTCATTCCTGTCGGCAGCCGCCTGCAGGACAAGCAGCCCTTCGTCCATCCGGTGCTCGACTGGAACTACATTTTCGAGAACCCGATTGCCGGCGGCGAGCTGGCCTTGACGGGCAATCTCACCAGCCTGACCCGCGACCAGACCGATGCGATCCAGATCGGCGGCCTCACCCGCTTCCGCGGTGTCGAAGGCACGTTCACCCGCGCCAGCCTGGAGGCCGAGTGGCGCTCCACGCTGATCGATTCCTTCGGCCAGGTGTTCACGCCCTTCGCCTATGTGAAGGGCGATCTGTACTTCCTCGCCTCGCAGGACAGGAACGTCGCCTCGATGACCGACGAGAGCTTCGTCGGCCGCATCATGCCGGCCGTCGGCCTCGACTACCGCTTCCCGTTCATCGGCACATTCCAGGGCGGCCACCAGATCATCGAGCCGGTGGCCCAGGTCATCGTCCGTCCGAACGAGACGCGCATCGGCGAGCTGCCGAACGAGGACGCGCAGAGCATCGTCTTCGATTCCACAACGCTGTTCGAATACGACAAGTTCTCCGGCTTCGACCGCAGCGAGGGTGGCACCCGAACCAATGTCGGCCTGAAATACAGCCTGAACTTCGATCAGGGCTATCATGTCAGCGCCCTGTTCGGTCGGTCGTTCCATCTCGGCGGCACCAACTCGTTCAAGCAGGCCGACATCCTCGGCGCCACCACCAGCTCGGGTCTTGCCACCAACTACAGCGACTATGTCGGCAGCCTCTATTTCGACAGCCGGCAAGGCTTCCGGATGGGCGCGCAGGCCCGCTTCGATCACAAGAACTTCTCCGTCCGCCGCGCACAGGTCGAGGCAACAGGCATCTACGGTCCGGTCACTGGCAACCTTGCCTATGCCTATCTGTCGCCGCAGCCCAACCTCGGCATCGCCACGCCGCGCGAGGAGCTCATCGGCTCGGCCAGCCTGCGGCTGCAGGAGAACTGGCGGATGTTCGGCTCCGTACGCTTCGACCTCGAGCGCCGCAACATGGTTCGCGACAGCTTCGGCGTCGGCTATGACGACGAGGGTTTCTCGGTATCCTTCGCCTATTCCGAAGACCGCAGCCGCAACAATGGCCAGACGACAGACCGGCTGTTCTTCTTCCGGTTCGGCCTGCGCACGCTCGGCGACACGCAGTTCTCGACCACCGGAAACAACTAGGGACCAGATGTCCGCGCCGGGCATGCCGCACGGAGCGGATCGCACGCGATGACAGGCCCGTTTCGCTGGCGATCTCGCAAGACCCTCGGCGAGACAGCTGCTTCCGACGGATTTTGGCCGTTTTCTGGTGTCACAGCAGTTCGCAGGATAGCATCGCCGGGAAAATTGGCTGAAGGCAGGTGCACGCGCCTTCAGAGAAGACCGTTCTGCGACCGGGCCTTGGCCGTCCGGAACCGGCGAAACGAGTAGCGGCGACACTGGACGCGACGAAAGTGGACGCGACGACAGGGGGAATGAATGACTGCAAAGCGCTGGATGCTCGCGGGCTTGGCGATTCTGATCGCCGCCACCGTTTCCGGCGGACCGCTCGCCGCGCAGACCGCCATCAAGGTGATCGTGAACAACAAGCCGATCACCACCTATGACATCAATCAGAGATCCAGCCTCCTGCGCCTGACCGGCAGCCGTGGCGGCGCCAAGCAGGCGACGGAAGAGCTGATCGAAGAAGTTCTGAAGATGCAGGAAGCCGAACGAGCCGGCATACGCATCACCAAGGCGGATGTCGACGAGGCCTACGCGACGCTCGCCAGCCGCGTGAAGCTGACGCCGGCACGCCTCACCCAGGCGCTCGCCCAGTCGGGCGTGAAGGCAGAGACCATGCGCCAGCGCATCCAGGCCGAGATCGCCTGGAGCCAGCTGCTGCGCGCGCGCTTCCAGTCCGAGGTGCGCATTTCCGAATCCGACGTGATCGCCGCCCTGCGCAAGCAGGAGGACAAGAGCAGCGACACCAGCATGGAATATCGGATCCAGCCGATCATCTTCGTCGTGCCGGCAAAGACCGGTGCCAGCGGCAAGAACCAGCGCCGCCGCGATGTCGAGAACTTCCGCTCGCGCTTCTCGTCCTGCAACGAGGCCCAGACGCTCGCCAGCGAGTTCCGCGAAGTGGTGGTGATGCCGATGGTCACCCGTCTTGAAACCGAGGTGCCGGCCCCGCTCAAGGAAGCGCTGGACAAGACGGCTGTCGGCAAGGTGACCACCGCCCAGGACAGCTCCAAGGGCCTGGAAGTCTACGCGGTCTGCGACAAGCGCGAGATCGCCAGCAACGCCGCCGCGCGGATGGAGGTCGAGGACGAGCTGCGCAACAAGGAAGGCGAGCAGATGAGCCGCCGCTACATGCGCGAGCTGCGCAGCCGCGCCATCATCGACTACCGCTGAGCCGACCGGTCCGCATGCGCGCCAGTTTCAAGCCTCTCGCCGTCACCATGGGTGACCCCGGCGGTATCGGTCCCGATGTCGCCCTTCTTGCGTGGAACGAACGGATAAGGCGTGAGCTGCCGCCGTTCTACCTGCTGGCCGATCCGGCCTTTCTCGCCTCCCGCGCGGCCCTGCTCGGGCTTGACGTGGCGATTGCCGAGGTTGCCCCGGGCGAAGCGCTGGAGGCCTGGAACGAGCACCTGCCCGTCGTGCCGCTCGGCATGAGCGTGCCTGATCGTCCCGGCATTGCCGATCCGGCGACGGCAGCAGCCGTCATCGCCTCGATCGACCGCGCCGTTGCCGACACGCAGGCAGGCCTCGCTGCCGGTCTCGTCACCAACCCCATCCAGAAGAAGGCGCTCTACGACGCCGGCTTCACCCATCCCGGCCATACCGAGTATCTCGGCGAGTTGGCGCGGCGCGCGGGTGCGCAGGACGCGACCCCGGTGATGCTGCTGGCCGGCCCCGACCTGCTCGTCGTGCCGGTCACGGTCCACATCCCGCTGCACAATGTGCCGAAGATGCTGACCACCGGCCTGATCGTCGATGTCGGGCGGATCGTGCATCAGGAACTGGTGCGCCGGTTCCGCATCAAGGCGCCGCGCATCGCCGTCGCCGGCCTCAACCCGCATGCGGGCGAAGGCGGGGCGCTCGGTTACGAGGACGACGAGATCATCGCCCCGGCCGTGGCGGAGCTGCGCTCCATGGGCATCGATGTCCAGGGCCCCCTGCCCGCCGACACGATGTTCCATGCCGAAGCCCGCGCCGGCTATGACTGCGCCCTGGCCATGTATCACGACCAGGCGCTGATCCCGGCCAAGACGCTGGCTTTCCACGACGCGGTCAACGCAACGCTCGGGCTGCCCTTCGTGCGCACCTCGCCGGACCACGGCACGGCCCTCGGCATTGCCGGCACCGGCAGCGCCCGCCCGGACAGCTTCGCCGCCGCCATCAGGCTCGCCGCCGTACTGGCGGACCCGGGCCTCATCGAATGAGCCAGATCGACGACCTGCCGCCGCTGCGCGATGTCATCCGCACCCATGAGCTGCTGGCCCGCAAGTCGCTGGGACAGAACTTTCTGCTCGACCTGAACCTGACGCTCAAGGTCGCCCGCACCGCCGGGGACCTGAGCGAGTGCACGGTGCTCGAGGTCGGGCCAGGTCCCGGCGGCCTCACCCGCGCTCTGCTGGTCGCGGGCGCAAGACGTGTGGTGGCAGTCGAGAAGGATGCCCGGTGCCTGCCGGCGCTTGCCGAGATCGCCGCCCGCTATCCCGGACGGCTGGAGGTGCTGGAGGCAGACGCGCTGACCATCGATCTGGAGCGGATCGCCGATGGCGGCTCACTGAAGATCGTCGCCAACCTGCCCTATAATGTCGGAACCCAGTTGCTGGTCGACTGGATCACCAGTGCGAGCTGGCCGCCGCTCTGGCAGTCGCTGACGCTGATGTTCCAGAAGGAAGTGGCCGAGCGCATCGTCGCCGAGCCCGGCAGCAAGGCCTATGGCCGCCTCGGCGTGCTGGCCGGCTGGCGCTGCCACGCAACGCTCGCCTTCGAGGTCGGGCCGAAAGCCTTCACGCCGCCACCGAAAGTCACCTCGGCCATCGTCCACCTGACACCGCGCAAGGCGCCTCTCGACTGCGACCTGAAGGCGCTGGAGCGCCTCACCGCCGCAGCCTTCGGCCAGCGCCGCAAGATGCTGCGCGCCAGCCTCAAGCCGCTTGCCGCAGACGCGGAGGCACGCATCGCTGCCGTCGGCATCGAGCCGACCATGCGTGCCGAGCAGCTCGACATCGCCGAGTTCGTCAAGCTGGCCAACGCCTTCGCCGCCGGCTGACACTCTCCCCTTTAGCACTGCGGATATGAAAAAAGGCGCCCCAATGGGGCGCCTTTGCTCCATGCGGCTCGTGCCGGCGCCGGCCCTCAGGCCTCGCCGGTCTCGCGCCTCAGGTCCTCGACCATGCCTTCGATGAACGGGCCGATGGCCGGGCTGCGCTCGCGGCGTAGCCGCTCGGCGCGCAGGATCGACAGCGCACCGCCGAATGCGGTCTGCAGGTCGTCGTTGACGATCACATAGTCATAGTCCTGCCAGTGCTTCATCTCGCCGACCGCCGTCTTCAGGCGGCGCTGGATGACGTCCTCCTCATCCTCTGCCCGGCGGTGCAGGCGGGACTTCATCTCGGCGATGGACGGCGGCAGGATGAACACCGACACCACGTCGCCGCGCATCTTCTCGTAGAGCTGGAACGTGCCCTGGATATCGATGTCGAACAGGACGTCGCGGCCGCCAGCCAGCGCCTCCTCCACCGGATCGCGCGGCGTGCCATAATAATTGCCGTGCACCTCGGCCCATTCCAGCAGCTCGCCGCGATCGCGCATCTGCTCGAAGCGCTCGCGCGAGATGAAGTGGTAGTGCACGCCGTCGATCTCGCTCGACCGGCGCGGCCGCGTGGTGACGGATACGGAAAGCTCCAGGCTGTGCTTTTCCCGGTCGAGAAGCTGCCGTGCGATGGTCGACTTGCCCGCGCCCGACGGCGAGGACAGCACCAGCATCAGTCCGCGCCGACGCGCTGCCGCCTCGCTCGATGTCACAACCGTTCCGCCGGTCGCTGTCGTCATGCCCCTGCCCCGTTGGTTCTGTTATTCAAGGTTCTGGATCTGCTCGCGCATCTGGTCGATGACCGTCTTGAGCTCCAGCCCGATGGCGGTCAGCTCCGTGCCGTTCGACTTGGAGCAGAGCGTGTTGGCCTCGCGGTTGAACTCCTGCGCGAGAAAATCGAGACGCCGGCCGACCGGGCCGCCCGCATCCAGCAGCTCGCGGGCCGCATGCACATGGGCCACCAGCCGGTCCAGCTCCTCGCGAATGTCCGCCTTGGTGGCGAGCAGCGCCGCCTCCTGGTGCAGCCGCACCGGATCGAGCGCCGCGCTGCTGCCGAGGAGCGCC belongs to Stappia indica and includes:
- a CDS encoding LPS-assembly protein LptD, which gives rise to MLAGTLLSGAALALLSAAALAPRPALAQDNALDSLGSQVDPAEPLLLEATELRYDFDRDIISAIGNVQIYYGGNTVEADRVDFDRRNNRLRANGNVRLTEPNGNVLRAASMELSDDLRDGFATALQLDTPQRTRFIADGARRENGNRTSFDNGLYTVYTSAKNPPDKPPLWRIRAQTIVHDQQEKTIEFEKASFEFFGRSLVYLPYLSMPDPSVKRKSGLLIPNFVYGDRVGAGMRIPYYFAIDPSRDLLISATPLSKQGVLGQFDWRQRLMDGAYSIHAAGIFQARPDEYTTSSGNRDFRGVIASEGEFDINQRWKWGWDLSWRTDRSFLRDYKFAPLGNASDVSKIYLTGQSERNRFDLRAYAFRISQEDYTALATLDAPGFIPVGSRLQDKQPFVHPVLDWNYIFENPIAGGELALTGNLTSLTRDQTDAIQIGGLTRFRGVEGTFTRASLEAEWRSTLIDSFGQVFTPFAYVKGDLYFLASQDRNVASMTDESFVGRIMPAVGLDYRFPFIGTFQGGHQIIEPVAQVIVRPNETRIGELPNEDAQSIVFDSTTLFEYDKFSGFDRSEGGTRTNVGLKYSLNFDQGYHVSALFGRSFHLGGTNSFKQADILGATTSSGLATNYSDYVGSLYFDSRQGFRMGAQARFDHKNFSVRRAQVEATGIYGPVTGNLAYAYLSPQPNLGIATPREELIGSASLRLQENWRMFGSVRFDLERRNMVRDSFGVGYDDEGFSVSFAYSEDRSRNNGQTTDRLFFFRFGLRTLGDTQFSTTGNN
- a CDS encoding SurA N-terminal domain-containing protein; this translates as MAILIAATVSGGPLAAQTAIKVIVNNKPITTYDINQRSSLLRLTGSRGGAKQATEELIEEVLKMQEAERAGIRITKADVDEAYATLASRVKLTPARLTQALAQSGVKAETMRQRIQAEIAWSQLLRARFQSEVRISESDVIAALRKQEDKSSDTSMEYRIQPIIFVVPAKTGASGKNQRRRDVENFRSRFSSCNEAQTLASEFREVVVMPMVTRLETEVPAPLKEALDKTAVGKVTTAQDSSKGLEVYAVCDKREIASNAAARMEVEDELRNKEGEQMSRRYMRELRSRAIIDYR
- the pdxA gene encoding 4-hydroxythreonine-4-phosphate dehydrogenase PdxA, giving the protein MRASFKPLAVTMGDPGGIGPDVALLAWNERIRRELPPFYLLADPAFLASRAALLGLDVAIAEVAPGEALEAWNEHLPVVPLGMSVPDRPGIADPATAAAVIASIDRAVADTQAGLAAGLVTNPIQKKALYDAGFTHPGHTEYLGELARRAGAQDATPVMLLAGPDLLVVPVTVHIPLHNVPKMLTTGLIVDVGRIVHQELVRRFRIKAPRIAVAGLNPHAGEGGALGYEDDEIIAPAVAELRSMGIDVQGPLPADTMFHAEARAGYDCALAMYHDQALIPAKTLAFHDAVNATLGLPFVRTSPDHGTALGIAGTGSARPDSFAAAIRLAAVLADPGLIE
- the rsmA gene encoding 16S rRNA (adenine(1518)-N(6)/adenine(1519)-N(6))-dimethyltransferase RsmA; this translates as MSQIDDLPPLRDVIRTHELLARKSLGQNFLLDLNLTLKVARTAGDLSECTVLEVGPGPGGLTRALLVAGARRVVAVEKDARCLPALAEIAARYPGRLEVLEADALTIDLERIADGGSLKIVANLPYNVGTQLLVDWITSASWPPLWQSLTLMFQKEVAERIVAEPGSKAYGRLGVLAGWRCHATLAFEVGPKAFTPPPKVTSAIVHLTPRKAPLDCDLKALERLTAAAFGQRRKMLRASLKPLAADAEARIAAVGIEPTMRAEQLDIAEFVKLANAFAAG
- the gmk gene encoding guanylate kinase is translated as MTTATGGTVVTSSEAAARRRGLMLVLSSPSGAGKSTIARQLLDREKHSLELSVSVTTRPRRSSEIDGVHYHFISRERFEQMRDRGELLEWAEVHGNYYGTPRDPVEEALAGGRDVLFDIDIQGTFQLYEKMRGDVVSVFILPPSIAEMKSRLHRRAEDEEDVIQRRLKTAVGEMKHWQDYDYVIVNDDLQTAFGGALSILRAERLRRERSPAIGPFIEGMVEDLRRETGEA